From Halichondria panicea chromosome 12, odHalPani1.1, whole genome shotgun sequence, a single genomic window includes:
- the LOC135345829 gene encoding TNF receptor-associated factor 4-like has translation MFGQFSSLSLNEGGYDYKFIEEPADSLKCLICLLVVREPQQHGGCGKLFCKVCIDKHTAFSIVCPHCRGPLLKLGQSTLFSDLRSEQEVNSLLVRCPTSCEWNGELRSLEHHMQKDCGNTLVPCPKNCKIKIIWNKIDYHLAFKCLNRPHSCTKCQKQMEFRNVKNHELNECPKRQYTCPHCNEAGVYDERTTTHLEACPKVKIECSKCLVKISRCDQAGHVLACPSEPVRCKYYNIGCAEKPLRKKLTRHEENAQMHLALAADKILKLTNMLVVKNTLKLKIKDFKEKKDKVLSPDFHTSELGYKLCLRVDPNDSGAGEGTHVAVYACLMKGDNDDSLSWPFTGTVTIELLNQLEDKNHHKMTITFPADNVVSQRVVERERGEGGYGYRKFISHADLAHKPLTNTQYLKDDTLIFRVSAEAPDYKPWLECSKCV, from the exons ATGTTTGGACAATTTTCCAGCCTATCACTCAATGAGGGAGGTTACGACTACAAGTTCATAGAAGAACCTGCAGACTCTCTCAAGTGTCTCATCTGTCTGCTAGTAGTTAGGGAGCCACAACAACATGGCGGCTGTGGGAAGCTATTCTGTAAAGTGTGTATTGACAAGCACACGGCCTTTAGCATTGTCTGTCCACACTGTAGAGGACCACTCTTGAAATTGGGGCAATCTACCCTTTTTTCTGACCTTAGAA gtgagcAGGAAGTAAATTCTCTGCTGGTTCGATGTCCAACGTCTTGTGAATGGAACGGAGAGCTTCGATCACTAGAACACCATATGCAAAAGGACTGTGGTAACACTTTAGTTCCTTGCCCCAAAAATTGCAAGATAAAAATCATATGGAACAAAATCGATTATCACCTTGCTTTTAAATGCCTAAATCGACCACATTCGTGTACAAAATGTCAGAAGCAAATGGAGTTTAGGAATGTCAAAAATCATGAATTAAACGAGTGCCCCAAGAGACAGTACACATGCCCACACTGCAATGAAGCTGGTGTGTATGATGAGAGAACTACTACACATCTAGAAGCCTGTCCTAAAGTCAAGATCGAGTGTTCCAAGTGCTTGGTTAAAATTTCTCGCTGTGACCAAGCAGGCCATGTTTTAGCTTGCCCGAGTGAACCAGTACGCTGCAAGTACTACAATATTGGTTGTGCAGAGAAGCCTTTAAGAAAGAAACTGACAAGACACGAGGAGAATGCACAGATGCATCTAGCTTTAGCAGCAGACAAGATATTAAAACTAACTAACATGCTCGTTGTAAAAAACACGCTAAAACTTAAAATAAAGGATTTTAAGGAGAAAAAAGATAAAGTTTTAAGCCCAGATTTTCATACTTCAGAATTGGGCTACAAGTTGTGCTTGAGAGTTGATCCCAATGACAGTGGTGCTGGTGAGGGTACTCATGTTGCAGTGTATGCCTGTCTCATGAAGGGAGACAATGATGACTCCCTGTCCTGGCCGTTCACTGGGACAGTCACAATCGAGCTACTCAACCAACTGGAGGACAAGAACCATCACAAGATGACAATCACATTCCCAGCAGATAATGTGGTCAGCCAGAGAGTGGTGGAGCGTGAGAGAGGGGAGGGAGGATATGGCTACCGTAAATTCATCTCCCACGCTGACCTCGCTCACAAGCCTCTTACAAACACTCAGTACCTCAAAGACGACACTCTAATATTTCGAGTATCTGCAGAAGCTCCTGACTACAAGCCATGGCTGGAGTGTAGCAAGTGTGTTTAG
- the LOC135345841 gene encoding TNF receptor-associated factor 4-like, which yields YVSRKNLQAHLESKCPNRLHKCPDCGANNQYKNHQLHTKLHCPKRLHCCVHCGENGCFDERTSTHLEVCPKIMIACKKCTQRILRCQLPTHLNECKFEPVPCKYAKVGCKVRPLRKDLKKHEENYQLHLQVTTETVLELKKMLPKPVTSVTFRVTDFNKHKTDNDIVYGPVFYTSTNGYKMCLRIDANGSSTGEGTHISAYICFLAGEYDDYLTWPFTGTVTIELLNRIEDQNHHQLSFKMPAYELSDRVLDSEKRDSRGYPTFISHTDLAKHSQCQYLKDDTLIVRVSVEVPDYKQYLECIN from the coding sequence TATGTAAGTCGGAAGAATCTCCAGGCCCACCTCGAGTCCAAGTGTCCTAATCGACTACACAAATGCCCAGACTGTGGTGCAAACAACCAGTACAAAAACCACCAACTTCATACCAAATTACATTGCCCCAAGCGATTGCATTGTTGTGTTCATTGTGGTGAAAACGGCTGCTTTGATGAGCGTACTTCTACACATTTGGAGGTTTGTCCCAAGATAATGATTGCATGTAAAAAGTGCACACAACGTATCCTGCGCTGCCAGCTACCAACTCATTTAAACGAATGCAAGTTTGAACCAGTGCCCTGCAAATACGCTAAAGTAGGGTGCAAAGTTCGGCCTCTACGCAAAGACCTCAAGAAGCATGAGGAAAATTACCAACTTCACCTCCAAGTTACCACAGAAACAGTGCTTGAGCTAAAGAAAATGCTTCCCAAACCCGTTACCTCAGTTACCTTCAGAGTCACAGATTTTAACAAGCACAAAACAGACAATGATATAGTCTACGGTCCTGTGTTCTACACTTCCACAAATGGGTATAAAATGTGCTTAAGAATAGATGCCAACGGAAGTAGCACTGGCGAAGGCACACATATCTCTGCATATATTTGCTTTTTGGCAGGTGAATACGATGACTACCTGACCTGGCCGTTTACTGGGACGGTTACCATCGAGCTTCTAAATAGGATAGAGGATCAGAACCATCACCAGCTGTCGTTTAAAATGCCAGCATACGAATTAAGTGACAGGGTTTTGGACTCAGAGAAGAGGGACAGTCGGGGATATCCCACATTCATCTCACACACAGACCTAGCCAAACATTCCCAGTGCCAGTACCTCAAAGATGATACTCTGATTGTTCGAGTATCTGTAGAAGTACCAGACTACAAACAATACCTTGAGTGTATCAActaa
- the LOC135345822 gene encoding TNF receptor-associated factor 4-like, giving the protein MAQLRKNKRLDPSLNEGGYDYKFIEEPADSLKCLICLLVVREPQQHGGCGKLFCKVCINKHTVFSIVCPNCRQPLNNSNGFPTIFNDFRSDQEVKSLMVYCNTACGWKGELGSLDNHKQKDCENSVVFCENNCGETNISRKNLQAHLESKCPNRLHKCPDCGANNQYKNHQLHTKLHCPKRLHSCVHCGENGCFDERTSTHLEVCPNMKIACKKCTQRILRCQLPTHPKKCMFQPVPCKYSKVGCKVRPLRKDLKKHEEDDQLHLRVTTETVLELKKILPKPVTPVTFRVTDFDKSKTDNDVIYSPSFYTSKNGYKMCLRIYVNGNSTGKGTHVSVFTCLLIGEYDDYLTWPFTGTFTIELLNQLENQNHHHEMLTIPADKFSEKVLKEERRGRGYPEFISHTDLAKQSQCQYLKDNTLIFRVSVVNVPDYKQHLECIN; this is encoded by the exons ATGGCACAGTTGAGAAAAAATAAACGGTTGGACCCATCACTGAATGAGGGAGGTTATGACTACAAGTTCATAGAAGAACCTGCAGACTCTCTCAAGTGTCTCATCTGTCTGCTAGTAGTTAGGGAGCCACAACAACATGGCGGCTGTGGGAAGCTATTCTGTAAAGTGTGTATTAACAAGCACACGGTCTTTAGCATTGTCTGTCCAAATTGCAGACAGCCATTAAATAACTCAAATGGCTTTCCAACCATCTTCAATGATTTCAGAA gtgaTCAAGAGGTCAAGTCTCTAATGGTGTACTGCAACACTGCTTGCGGTTGGAAAGGAGAGCTGGGATCTCTCGATAATCATAAGCAGAAAGACTGTGAGAATTCAGTAGTCTTTTGCGAAAACAATTGTGGTGAAACAAATATAAGTCGAAAGAATCTCCAGGCCCATCTCGAGTCCAAGTGTCCTAATCGACTACACAAATGCCCTGACTGTGGTGCAAACAACCAGTACAAAAACCACCAACTTCATACCAAATTACATTGCCCCAAGCGATTGCATTCTTGTGTTCATTGTGGTGAAAACGGCTGCTTTGATGAGCGTACTTCTACACATTTGGAGGTTTGTCccaatatgaaaattgcatgTAAAAAGTGCACACAACGTATCCTGCGCTGCCAGCTGCCAACTCACCCAAAAAAATGTATGTTTCAACCAGTGCCCTGTAAATATTCTAAAGTCGGGTGTAAAGTTCGGCCTCTACGCAAAGACCTCAAGAAGCACGAGGAAGATGACCAACTACACCTTCGAGTTACTACAGAAACAGTGCTCGAACTAAAGAAAATACTTCCCAAACCCGTTACCCCAGTGACCTTCAGAGTCACAGATTTTGACAAGAGCAAAACAGACAATGATGTAATCTACAGTCCTTCGTTCTACACTTCCAAAAATGGGTACAAAATGTGTTTAAGAATTTATGTCAACGGCAATAGTACTGGCAAGGGCACACATGTCTCTGTGTTCACATGCCTTTTGATAGGTGAATATGACGACTACCTGACCTGGCCGTTCACTGGGACATTTACCATTGAgcttctaaatcagttagagaATCAGAACCATCACCATGAGATGCTTACAATACCAGCAGACAAATTCAGTGAAAAGGTTTTgaaagaagagagaagagGACGGGGATATCCTGAATTTATCTCACACACAGACCTAGCCAAACAGTCGCAGTGCCAGTACCTCAAAGATAACACTTTGATTTTTCGAGTATCTGTAGTAAATGTACCAGATTACAAACAACATCTTGAATGTATTAACTAA
- the LOC135345837 gene encoding TNF receptor-associated factor 4-like, which produces MVYCSTACSWKGELRSLDNHKQKDCENTVVFCENNCGEINMIRKNLKAHLESKCPNRLHKCPDCGANNQYKNHQLHTKLHCPKRLHSCVHCGENGCFDERTSTHLEVCPKMKIACKKCTQRILRCQLPTHPKECTFEPVPCKYAAVGCKVWPLRKDVKKHEENYQLHLQVTIETVLELKKMLPKPVVPVTYRVTDFDKHKKANRIVHSPPFYISTTGYKMCLRIDANGNDTGEGTHVSVFTCLLAGEYDDYLAWPFVGMVTIKLLNQLENQSHYLKTYKIPADNEASQRVVDGKRGPGYGHLKFTSHADLAHKPRENIQYLKDDTLIFRVSAEAPDYKPWLECTDCV; this is translated from the coding sequence ATGGTGTACTGCAGCACTGCTTGCAGTTGGAAAGGAGAGCTGAGATCACTCGATAATCACAAGCAAAAAGACTGTGAGAACACAGTAGTCTTTTGCGAAAACAATTGTGGTGAAATAAATATGATTCGAAAGAATCTCAAGGCCCACCTCGAGTCCAAGTGTCCTAATCGACTACACAAATGCCCTGACTGTGGTGCAAACAACCAGTACAAAAACCACCAACTTCATACCAAATTACATTGCCCCAAGCGATTGCATTCTTGTGTTCATTGTGGTGAAAACGGCTGCTTTGATGAGCGTACTTCTACACATTTGGAGGTTTGTCCCAAGATGAAAATTGCGTGTAAAAAGTGCACACAACGTATCCTGCGCTGCCAGCTGCCAACTCATCCAAAAGAATGCACGTTTGAACCAGTGCCCTGTAAATATGCTGCAGTCGGGTGCAAAGTTTGGCCTCTACGCAAAGACGTCAAGAAGCACGAGGAAAATTACCAACTTCACCTCCAAGTTACCATAGAAACAGTGCTCGAGCTTAAGAAAATGCTTCCCAAACCAGTTGTCCCAGTTACATACCGAGTTACAGATTTTGACAAACACAAAAAGGCCAATCGTATAGTCCACAGTCCTCCGTTCTACATTTCCACAACTGGGTACAAAATGTGCTTAAGAATAGATGCCAACGGTAATGATACTGGTGAAGGCACACATGTCTCTGTGTTCACATGTCTTTTGGCAGGAGAATATGATGACTACCTGGCCTGGCCGTTCGTTGGGATGGTTACGATCAAGCTTCTAAATCAGCTAGAGAATCAGAGCCATTATCTAAAAACGTACAAAATACCAGCAGACAATGAAGCCAGTCAGAGAGTGGTGGATGGTAAGAGAGGACCGGGATATGGCCACCTTAAGTTCACTTCCCATGCTGACCTCGCTCACAAGCCTCGTGAAAACATTCAGTACCTCAAAGACGACACTCTAATATTCCGAGTATCTGCAGAAGCTCCTGACTACAAGCCGTGGCTGGAGTGTACCGACTGTGTGTAG
- the LOC135345824 gene encoding TNF receptor-associated factor 4-like yields MFGQFSSPSLNEGGYDYKFIEEPADSLKCLICLLVVREPQQHGGCGKLFCKVCIDKHTVFNSTDCPHCRRSLLQMGLFTDLRSEQEVKSLLVHCPTACEWNGELRSLEDHMQKVCENAIVPCPNGCSNGKTTMLRKNVDFHILTKCPNRPHSCTKCQNVMEFRNVKSHELNECPKRQYTCPHCNEAGVYDERTTTHLEVCPTVEIKCKKCSLQIIRCDESNHSLDCPNEPVCCTYYNIGCAEKPLRKDQSAHEENAQLHLSLATKEVLRLKNKILVKNTLTFKMKKFQAHQLDNKYFYYSPPFYTSGAGYKMCIRVYANGFGDAKGTHVTVGPFLMKGDNDDSLSWPFTGIVTIELLNQLEDKNHLKIKIKFLPDNVASQRVVDGERAANGRGWGKFISHGDLAHKPLTNTQYLKDDTLIFQVSAEAPDYKPWLECN; encoded by the exons ATGTTTGGCCAATTTTCTAGCCCATCACTGAATGAGGGAGGTTATGACTACAAGTTCATAGAAGAACCTGCAGACTCTCTCAAGTGTCTCATCTGTCTGCTAGTAGTTAGGGAGCCACAACAACATGGCGGCTGTGGGAAGCTATTCTGTAAAGTGTGTATTGACAAGCACACGGTCTTTAATAGCACTGACTGTCCACACTGTAGAAGATCACTCTTGCAAATGGGGCTTTTTACTGACCTTAGAA gTGAGCAGGAAGTGAAGTCTCTGCTGGTTCATTGTCCAACAGCCTGTGAATGGAACGGAGAGCTTCGATCACTAGAAGACCACATGCAGAAAGTTTGTGAGAATGCTATAGTTCCCTGCCCAAATGGTTGTAGCAATGGCAAAACAACGATGCTGCGAAAAAACGTTGATTTTCATATCCTTACTAAGTGCCCGAATCGACCACACTCCTGTACAAAATGTCAGAATGTAATGGAGTTTAGGAATGTCAAAAGCCATGAACTAAACGAGTGCCCCAAGAGACAGTACACATGCCCACACTGCAATGAAGCTGGTGTGTATGATGAGAGAACTACTACACATCTAGAAGTCTGCCCTACAGTAGAGATCAAATGCAAAAAATGCTCACTACAGATCATTCGCTGTGATGAATCTAATCATTCTTTGGATTGCCCAAATGAACCAGTTTGCTGCACATACTACAACATTGGCTGTGCAGAGAAGCCTCTAAGAAAGGATCAAAGTGCACACGAAGAAAACGCTCAGCTTCACCTGTCACTAGCAACTAAAGAAGTCTTGAGATTAAAGAACAAAATACTCGTGAAGAATACACTAACATTTAAAATGAAAAAGTTTCAAGCACATCAATTGGATAACAAATACTTTTATTATAGCCCTCCTTTCTACACCTCAGGAGCAGGTTACAAGATGTGTATCCGTGTATATGCCAATGGCTTTGGTGATGCTAAGGGCACTCATGTTACAGTGGGTCCCTTTCTCATGAAGGGGGACAATGATGACTCCTTGTCCTGGCCGTTCACTGGGATAGTCACAATCGAGCTACTCAACCAACTGGAGGATAAGAACCATCTCAAGATAAAAATCAAATTTCTACCAGATAATGTAGCCAGTCAGAGAGTGGTGGATGGTGAGAGAGCAGCAAATGGAAGGGGCTGGGGTAAGTTCATCTCCCACGGTGACCTTGCTCACAAGCCTCTTACAAACACTCAGTACCTCAAAGACGATACTCTAATATTTCAAGTATCTGCAGAAGCTCCTGACTACAAGCCATGGCTGGAGTGTAACTAA
- the LOC135345815 gene encoding uncharacterized protein LOC135345815, whose product MDRSSHLKPCQLCTFISTSLKDLLKHIRLVHSHRAGFRITCCLSGCQRMFRTFGVFRNHVYAYHTDQEAIVLERDEDGEDGSGGSGGEDGSSGAGGSGGAGGYSGLGTLDSSTSTSDMDCRKRAAMMWILKVQEKFLLPQSTMDMITKDITVFIQDLLLDLGEDVCASLTASGCDPGSVSGLFHSSSAYANPFVGVESQHMQMKICREVLGIVEPHSVLLGTKKQWKGTGKKRAYIEVRDEMVYIPILETIQSLLKDLNVLKLVETGHKSTDGVLRDYCDGNHFSSHRLHTLDSNFLQIFLYSDDVEVCNPLGSRRIIHKLSLYYFVLGNIPPIFRSKLKYIQLAGIAKTEHLKAYGSNAILKPLVDDIKKLENGHIFDVNGVLKKKYGTVCVVPADNLAANLMGGFKEGSRANRGCRHCLALETEMKTIFRESAFTLRTIEDHLDKCSRLDVTTTQREYQKLSTEYGINHASLLNELEYFNVCSGGIIQDVMHDVLEGVLEYETKELLIHHIKVEGYYSLQLVNQKIAALDLGYMEAKDRPSTVTSTTLDGVDHKLKQKAVQMWLLGRLLPQMVGHLVPADDEHWLNFLDLLEIVDLLLAPELTEDEAVTLASMIADHHNEFKHLYPRSSITPKFHYLVHMPRLILQYGPLRQLWTMRFEAKHSYFKTLSQH is encoded by the exons ATGGATAGATCTAGTCATTTAAAGCCTTGCCAACTCTGTACTTTCATCTCTACATCGTTAAAGGACCTACTTAAGCATATTCGCCTGGTACACTCTCACAGAGCAGGCTTTCGAATTACTTGTTGCCTTAGTGGCTGTCAGAGAATGTTTAGAACATTTGGAGTTTTCAGAAATCATGTTTATGCGTATCATACTGATCAAGAAGCTATAGTGTTGGAAAGAGATGAAGATGGTGAAGATGGCTCTGGTGGCTCTGGTGGTGAAGATGGCTCTAGTGGTGCTGGTGGCTCTGGTGGTGCTGGTGGCTACTCGGGGCTGGGGACTTTGGATTCAAGCACAAGCACATCCGACATGGACTGTCGAAAGAGAGCTGCTATGATGTGGATACTGAAGGTTCAAGAAAAGTTTCTCCTTCCCCAATCCACAATGGATATGATCACGAAAGATATCACTGTCTTCATCCAAGACCTCCTCTTAGACCTTGGTGAAGATGTATGTGCCTCCCTCACTGCTAGTGGATGTGACCCTGGTTCTGTTTCTGGATTATTTCACTCAAGTTCTGCCTATGCGAACCCTTTTGTAGGGGTGGAGTCCCAGCACATGCAGATGAAAATTTGCAGAGAAGTACTTGGAATTGTG GAACCTCACTCGGTGTTACTGGGTACTAAGAAACAGTGGAAGGGCACAGGGAAAAAGAGAGCATATATCGAGGTTCGAGATGAGATGGTGTATATCCCAATTTTGGAGACTATTCAATCACTTCTGAAGGATCTGAACGTGTTGAAATTG GTTGAAACTGGCCACAAGTCCACTGATGGGGTCTTGAGGGACTATTGTGATGGGAACCACTTTTCTTCTCACCGTCTCCACACTCTAGACAGTAATTTCTTGCAGATTTTCTTATATTCAGATGATGTTGAAGTCTGTAATCCTCTTGGCTCCAGGCGTATCATCCACAAGCTCA GTTTGTACTACTTTGTGCTCGGCAATATCCCACCTATCTTTCGATCAAAGTTGAAGTACATCCAACTTGCTGGTATAGCCAAGACTGAGCATTTGAAAGCCTATGGTTCCAATGCCATCCTAAAACCCTTGGTTGATGATATCAAGAAACTG GAAAATGGGCATATATTCGATGTGAATGGTGTGTTGAAGAAGAAGTATGGAACAGTGTGCGTTGTACCAGCTGATAACTTGGCTGCAAACCTCATGGGTGGGTTTAAGGAGGGGTCTCGAGCAAACAGGGGTTGTCGTCATTGTCTCGCATTGGAAACTGAGATGAAAACCATTTTTAGAGAATCAGCGTTCACACTACGCACTATTGAAGATCATTTAGACAAGTGTTCAAGGCTTGATGTTACTACAACTCAGCGTGAGTATCAGAAGTTATCAACAGAGTACGGTATCAATCATGCCTCGCTGCTGAACGAATTGGAGTATTTCAATGTGTGTTCTGGTGGTATTATTCAAGATGTCATGCACGACGTACTCGAAG GTGTTCTTGAATACGAAACAAAGGAGTTACTGATTCATCACATTAAAGTGGAAGGGTATTACTCTCTTCAACTGGTGAATCAAAAAATAGCAGCATTGGACCTTGGCTACATGGAGGCAAAAGATCGCCCATCCACTGTTACCTCTACCACACTTGATGGTGTAGACCACAAGTTGAAACAAAAAG CCGTTCAAATGTGGCTTTTGGGACGCTTGCTGCCCCAAATGGTTGGCCATTTAGTACCTGCTGACGATGAGCACTGGTTAAATTTTTTGGATCTTCTTGAGATCGTAGATCTACTACTTGCACCTGAGTTGACTGAGGATGAAGCTGTCACCCTAGCTTCAATGATAGCGGATCATCACAATGAATTCAAGCATCTGTATCCACGCTCTTCCATCACACCCAAGTTTCATTACCTTGTACATATGCCAAGGTTAATTCTTCA ATATGGACCTCTTCGTCAGCTATGGACAATGCGATTTGAGGCAAAACATTCCTACTTCAAAACGCTTTCACAACATTAG